The DNA sequence GCTCCGCTCGAAACGTCATCGAACAAGCCGGCTACGGCCCGTACTTCACCCACCGCGTCGGGCACGGCTTAGGAATCGAAATCCACGAATACCCATCGCTTCATGGCGCCAACCCCGACCCGCTCGCTCCCGGCATGGTGTTTACGATCGAACCGGGCATTTACGTCCCATCCATCGGCGGCGTGCGCATTGAAGACGATGTCGCGGTCACGAACAACGGCGTTGAGGTGTTGACGTCGTTTTCGAAGGAATTGATCATTGTATAACGAGAAAAACCATTGGCAAAAGCTTCTGCGAATAAGTGCACGAACAAAGCTGTCCACCGGCTCGATCCCCAAGCCGATTCGGACAGCTTTGTTTTCTCATCGCCATCAAGGCGGCTCCATCTTCATGATTTCATCCGTGCAACAACGAATGAACATCTGTATACGGCATGTTGTGCGCCGCCGCGACCGCTTCGTACACGATGTGCCCGTCGAGCGTGTTGATCCCTTTTAACAGCGCCGGGTTATCCAAGCACGCGGCGCGGTAGCCTTTGTTGGCGATTTGCAAGGCGTATGGGATCGTGACGTTCGTAAGCGCGAATGTCGACGTGCGCGGCACCGCGCCCGGCATGTTGGCGACGGCGTAATGGACGACGCCGTGCTTGACGTATGTCGGATCGTCGTGCGTCGTGACGCGGTCGGTCGTTTCGAAAATGCCGCCTTGGTCAATGGCGATGTCGACCAACACCGATCCCGGCGTCATCGAGCGCACCATCTCTTCCGTCACCAGCTTCGGCGCTTTCGCCCCCGGGATCAAGACGGCACCGACGACCAAATCCGATTCGCGCACGCACTCGGCGATATGGTACGAGTTGGACATGAGCGTCGTCACGTGGTCGCCGAACAAATCATCGAGCTCGCGCAGCCGCTCGGCGTTAATGTCCAAAATCGTCACGTCTGACCCGAGACCGACCGCGATTTTCGCCGCGTTCGTCCCCGCCGTTCCGCCGCCGATGATCGTCACTTTGCCGCGCCGCACTCCGGGCACGCCGCCAAGCAAAATGCCTTTCCCGCCGTGCGGCTTCTCGAGAAACTGGGCGCCGACTTGCACCGACATGCGGCCGGCGACTTCACTCATCGGCGTCAACAGTGGCAGCGAGCCGTTCGCCAGCTGCACCGTCTCGTAAGCGATGCCGACCACTTTTTGCTCGACGAGCGCTTTCGTGAGCGCTTCGGCCGCGGCTAAATGCAAATACGTAAACAAAATCAATCCGGGGCGAAAATAGCGGAACTCCTCAGCCAGCGGCTCTTTCACTTTCAACACCATCTCCGCCGTCCAAGCATCTTCCGCGTTCGGCACGATCACTGCCCCGGCTTTTTCATACTCGGAATCGGAAAACCCCGACCCAGCGCCGGCTTCCGTCTCCACATACACGTCATGCCCCGCTTTGACGAGCGTCATCACGCCTGCCGGAGTGATGGCGACGCGGTTTTCATTGTTTTTGATTTCTTTTGGAATGCCGATCTTCATTACATTTCCTCCTTTTTCCTTCCCGCTTCTTCCTTTTATTGTGCTCCGTTTCGCGCAAAAGCAAACGAAAAAGGAGGAGACGCTGGTCTCAACGGAAAAGGTGGCGGTAAATGACGTTCGCTCCGCCGGTGACGTCAATGACGGCGCCGGTGATGAAATCCGAGTCGTCCTCGCATAAAAACGCGATCACGCGGGCGATATCTTCACCAGTCCCCGGGCGTCCGACCGGCGTTTCCGCATCCCTTCTCGCGCGGGCGTCGGCGATCCCCGCCTCTTTCATGGCGCCGACAATATTGCCTGGGCACACCATATTGGCGGTAATGCCATATTCCGCCTCTTCCAGGGCGATCGTTTTCGTCAGCGATACAAGCCCGACTTTCGCCGCGCCGAACGCCGAACGGTGCACCCAGCCCGGGGCATCCGCCGCTCCTTGAAATCCGTACGTAATGATGCGGCCAAACCGTTGTTTTCGCATAATCGGGATCGTCCGCCTCACTAAATGGAAGACCGAGCTCAAATTGCCTTCAATCATTTCGTACCATTCGTCTTCCGTATAATCGGCCAGCTTTTTCCGCTCAAAAATGTACGGCCCTGCATTGTTGATGAGGCAGTCAATGCGGCCAAACCGCTCCATGGCGGCGTCCACAAGCGCCGCTAAATCGTTTTTGTCCGTCACATCTCCCTGCACAAACTGGAGGCGGTCAGCGGCGCCGCGGTACTTCTCGGCAAGCGAGCGCACCGCCTGTTCATCGCTCCGGTAGTTCACCGTCACCGAGTAGCCTTTATCAAGCAGCAGCTCGGTCACTTTTCTCCCC is a window from the Geobacillus stearothermophilus ATCC 12980 genome containing:
- a CDS encoding SDR family oxidoreductase yields the protein MRHALITAGAKGLGRKVTELLLDKGYSVTVNYRSDEQAVRSLAEKYRGAADRLQFVQGDVTDKNDLAALVDAAMERFGRIDCLINNAGPYIFERKKLADYTEDEWYEMIEGNLSSVFHLVRRTIPIMRKQRFGRIITYGFQGAADAPGWVHRSAFGAAKVGLVSLTKTIALEEAEYGITANMVCPGNIVGAMKEAGIADARARRDAETPVGRPGTGEDIARVIAFLCEDDSDFITGAVIDVTGGANVIYRHLFR
- the ald gene encoding alanine dehydrogenase — its product is MKIGIPKEIKNNENRVAITPAGVMTLVKAGHDVYVETEAGAGSGFSDSEYEKAGAVIVPNAEDAWTAEMVLKVKEPLAEEFRYFRPGLILFTYLHLAAAEALTKALVEQKVVGIAYETVQLANGSLPLLTPMSEVAGRMSVQVGAQFLEKPHGGKGILLGGVPGVRRGKVTIIGGGTAGTNAAKIAVGLGSDVTILDINAERLRELDDLFGDHVTTLMSNSYHIAECVRESDLVVGAVLIPGAKAPKLVTEEMVRSMTPGSVLVDIAIDQGGIFETTDRVTTHDDPTYVKHGVVHYAVANMPGAVPRTSTFALTNVTIPYALQIANKGYRAACLDNPALLKGINTLDGHIVYEAVAAAHNMPYTDVHSLLHG